The DNA region AATTTGCCTTTTGATACCCTTCCAACTTATAACCAAAATAGTCAATTGAACCAGCTAACAAAGCGTTTTCTTAATACGAATTTTAGGAAAAGGAGGTAAAAACCGCAGAAGGGGAAAGAATGAGAATGAAACAGAGAAGCGAGAATTGATATTCAAAGAAGATGGTCAAGAATATGCACAAGTCACAAAAATGCTTGGCAATGGAAGGCTGGAAGCCATGTGTTTCGATGGTGTCAAGCGTCTGTGTCACATTCGAGGAAAACTGCGAAAGAAGGTATTTCGGAGAAAGCATGGTAACCCAGCAATGCAAGAAAAATCAGGGGCATTTTAGTGCTGGAAGAAGTGTACATGTTTTCATTGGAAATGTGGTTAATTTTGCCAAGTTCACTATTAATTCAGTATTGAAATTATTCTTGTCGTGATTGTCCTTATAATACTTACAGCActtacttttaataaattgatctGGTTGCAGCCACCCTTTCCAAAGAGGACTGCATTTGTCTCATTAAATATCACACACACGCCCACACCCAAAAACAGAGATTTTTCAGGTATGGATCAACCAAGGTGACATCATCTTAATAGGTTTGCGAGATTACCAAGATGCCAAAGCAGACGTTATTCTGAAATATACCCCAGATGAGGCAcgtaatttgaaaacatatGGAGAGTTCCCAGAATCAGTTAAGATTAGTGATTATGTTACTTTTGTTGAGAATGATCTGGATGAAGATATTGAATTTGGTGATGATGTGAGCTCAGGGGACGATGCTGATCCTGTAGATGGTATCTGATCTAAACCATCAAAAGTTTAAGTATacagtttatttttcatttgtgttTACAAAGATCATTAAAAGTAATGGCCCTTGTAAACCCAAACAtagaaatagttttattaaaatatttgcccTTAATTGGGGTAACGTGAGGGAAGAACTGTGGACTTAGAGTGAAGTAGAGGAGTAGGTGTTTTTAGGCAATTAGTTTGACACTCTAATTTCCATGCCGGATCTTCTCCCATGTGACTAGAAATTAAccatgaaataaattattgctcCAATGACTTTTTTTTGCATATGGATTAGCTCACTCCAAGGGATTAACAGGTCCTTATTAAAGGTGGTTTCATCAAATGGAAAGTATTGTTACCTGAgactatttattaaaattttgggactattaatttgtttacacATATTCGGTTGATTTGTATAAAACATTTGGTttatcttttatattttttcctccaaaaacaaaataaaatgttcaaaaagtgAATTCAAACAATTTGGGATCTTTCCTAGTCCAAGTTCCAAACTTCTCCATTAAAATATCCCGATTTTccttataaattttacataaaccCTTTGCCACACTGTAGGTCATTTTCTCCCCTAATaggttcaaatttaattcttcacacttcttaGCAAAACCCCTGAAAATCTCTGCTTTACAAATCCTCAATGCAATCTTCCCTGATATCAGCTGTTTCTTTGTAGCCCCTTGTTTCCTTCCCATAACCACCACCTCTAAATTACTCAACACCTCTCTACTTAAATACCAAGACAGGCTTGAAGGACAAGCGCTTTTTTCCTTGCTTTTCATGTAATCAAATTCACAATTTACCACATATACTTCTAGCAAATGTTGGGAGAATGGGTCAGTCAATGAAACATCATTCAGTCTTGAAAACATAGCCCGGTCAAGTGCTTCTTTACAAAAAGAAGCTGCACTCAAAATGGTGAATGTCGACAAATATATGGGCTTTTCCAGAAAGATCATTAATAAAGAACCTTGAATGCCAAGGTGACACCATTTTGCTAATTTATCACTACAGGACACTGAGGCTGTAGGATCGCCCCTACCTGTAATTTTGGACTGATAGAAGAGATtagcaaaattataaaattgaaatttacctGGCTTTGTTCTCACCAAACCAAGAACATGATAATCAGCCCCATCTACTTTTGAATCTTGTATTTTTCCATCAAGGCACTTAGCCCCTGTGCGATATATATCATCTACTCTTCTCCTCTTGGGTGGAGTGCAATCACTTTGATTTTCAAGAGGCAGAGCCTTCCCAATATCCTCCACTGCTTGTTTAGGAAATATTGCAGCATCTCCACAAGGCACATGAgtggtaaaaaaatgaaacaccACATTTGACTTTAAGGCATActgctttttttctttattaaaattaaaaattgatgattCTGGCTTTAGTTCTGAGTACAGATAACATACAAAAGCTCGTCTGCATATTACTTCCGCATGGCTGTCATTTATCACAGTACCCCGAGGACACAACTTTGATCTTCCAATGCACTTTGACCCGGTGCCTAAGGCTACAACTTCCAACTGATAATCCTTCTGTTTTACAATACTGGACAAAACTGTCCATTCAGTTTCTTTAGGTTTTCCGGTTTTCGGCAGAGTTTTAAATAGATCTAGGGAAAGCTGTGCTATTTGAAGATGCATAAGAATGGTTGTTTTGTGTAACTTAAGCTTTTGGTGGCTCTAAAACGATTTGAAAGTAACGGTGATTAACACACAAATTATACTAATAAGAAAGTAAGGTTATGCATCTTGAATCTCGTGTTCTTCTTTTGTGCAAGAGACTAATATGGGAGAAACAAGGACAAACATATAAATATTGCCACATTAAACAAGTATTATCGAATTTTATCCGTTTTAAGCGTAGTATAATTACATTTCCAGAACTTTGTTGATTAATAATGCTTGCTAAGCATTTCTGGTTTGAggatttgttattaattggTTTGCAGATTTGAATATTAATGGTGATATAACAAGAAATTACTTGGGCCACTGGATTATGATGGCACGAATGGAGTTTCCACACAAATGATCCGATCCACGACATACATCTCTTCTTTCTTCTCACTTATTAGCTTTAGATCGAGTGAAATGGAGAATGCTGAAGTACCGTTACATTTTACGAAGGCCGTGAGTACCACGCAACACGTATATGGCAtaccaaaacattttttttattagaatattacaaaaaaataacccCTCCTTGAGAAAACTCATAtacttattaataaaataatatatattttgggtttaaatagaattttacaAGATAAGAaataacatattaataatttttttatcaaaaaatacaaacaataTCTTctttcaagtaaaattttgactAATATGAGCTTATTATACTAATATTGCACGTACCTGCAAAGGCataaaaacatacaaataaaatgcatttcatGACTATTCCTAAAGAATGTAAAACAATATTCAATTAAGTTTTCTGAGATCAATATCTtactaaaaagaaaatctcaAGAATATACAGTACTTGTAAGGGCAATTTCGAGAAAAGGACACAGAGAGATTTTTCTTTCCCACATCATATGATGCGAAATATGGAGGGGGACGGCTTAATCAGCAAGATCAGGCTTGTTTAGTACTTAGGTATCAATATATAGGGCAGGCTGTGCAGATTCACTGAATAGCTCACatcgaaattcgtcaaaattcataaaaaatgtatttttttcttacagtaatttaattttcgaaatataaaaatagttttacaCGTGCTGTTGCCTTTCCCTTCGTATTTCGC from Euwallacea similis isolate ESF13 chromosome 20, ESF131.1, whole genome shotgun sequence includes:
- the Adat1 gene encoding tRNA-specific adenosine deaminase 1 — its product is MHLQIAQLSLDLFKTLPKTGKPKETEWTVLSSIVKQKDYQLEVVALGTGSKCIGRSKLCPRGTVINDSHAEVICRRAFVCYLYSELKPESSIFNFNKEKKQYALKSNVVFHFFTTHVPCGDAAIFPKQAVEDIGKALPLENQSDCTPPKRRRVDDIYRTGAKCLDGKIQDSKVDGADYHVLGLVRTKPGRGDPTASVSCSDKLAKWCHLGIQGSLLMIFLEKPIYLSTFTILSAASFCKEALDRAMFSRLNDVSLTDPFSQHLLEVYVVNCEFDYMKSKEKSACPSSLSWYLSREVLSNLEVVVMGRKQGATKKQLISGKIALRICKAEIFRGFAKKCEELNLNLLGEKMTYSVAKGLCKIYKENRDILMEKFGTWTRKDPKLFEFTF
- the eIF1A gene encoding eukaryotic translation initiation factor 1A, X-chromosomal, producing the protein MPKNKGKGGKNRRRGKNENETEKRELIFKEDGQEYAQVTKMLGNGRLEAMCFDGVKRLCHIRGKLRKKVWINQGDIILIGLRDYQDAKADVILKYTPDEARNLKTYGEFPESVKISDYVTFVENDLDEDIEFGDDVSSGDDADPVDGI